A genomic window from Levilactobacillus yonginensis includes:
- a CDS encoding carboxylesterase family protein: protein MSHPNKEFSNVQEWLGVPYGTADRFQKAQIVPFESNQEYTQSGPASVQLTDPAFLNSDKGESEDCLNLNIWAPDNIQEKLPVVVYIHGGGWTYGANSQDTSDLSGLVASGKVIGVSINYRLGPLGWLELSQYGGKFKNASNLGLQDIVLALKWIHQYISLFGGDANQVTLTGHSAGSFSLLTLLAVPEADGLYNKLAAFSGYAARYIPAWWAEELAAKVLKTLELTSPEQLLTVDTKSLMNAVNQVLPTDVLKRGNLNTLSIGIVDDEFLPNGILKTHPADIIKSGKHKDVDLIITSTTAEASWYAANLPDNVDPKTIENVINEMVYDCHIPRKQAEAIALHCGAGKDSPLNVRTRFFTDYNFTLPAIREAHDHAQAGGRVYQLSVGPVEGSPAYHGTDMYGIVGQVAPHASQEQLVRDNFISQALLNFATNQLEKLWSPVTADQFNIKDIGQRPYEGNAHAQTVLELFKGIPRP, encoded by the coding sequence ATGTCACATCCTAATAAAGAATTTAGCAACGTGCAAGAATGGCTCGGCGTGCCTTATGGTACTGCTGACCGATTTCAAAAAGCTCAAATTGTCCCTTTTGAATCCAACCAAGAATACACTCAAAGTGGCCCCGCATCCGTTCAATTAACGGATCCTGCTTTTTTAAATTCCGACAAAGGTGAAAGTGAAGATTGCTTGAATCTTAATATCTGGGCACCAGATAATATCCAAGAAAAACTACCAGTAGTGGTCTATATCCATGGTGGTGGTTGGACTTACGGCGCTAATTCTCAAGATACATCAGATTTATCTGGCTTAGTCGCTAGTGGAAAAGTGATTGGTGTTTCCATTAACTACCGCCTAGGACCACTGGGTTGGCTTGAATTATCCCAATATGGTGGGAAATTTAAAAATGCCAGTAATTTAGGCCTGCAAGACATCGTCCTGGCTTTAAAATGGATTCACCAATACATCAGCCTATTTGGTGGTGATGCCAATCAAGTGACGCTTACGGGTCATAGTGCCGGTTCATTCTCACTACTAACGCTCTTAGCCGTACCCGAAGCCGACGGACTATACAACAAATTAGCCGCATTTTCAGGATATGCCGCCCGTTATATCCCCGCTTGGTGGGCGGAAGAATTAGCCGCTAAAGTTTTAAAAACATTGGAACTAACATCACCAGAACAGTTATTAACGGTTGATACCAAATCACTAATGAATGCCGTTAATCAAGTTTTACCAACTGACGTTTTGAAACGTGGTAATTTAAATACACTTTCAATTGGCATTGTCGACGATGAATTTTTGCCAAATGGTATCTTAAAAACGCACCCTGCTGATATTATCAAAAGTGGAAAACACAAAGATGTTGACTTAATCATCACTTCAACCACTGCCGAAGCCAGCTGGTATGCGGCCAACCTGCCAGACAACGTTGATCCAAAAACAATTGAAAATGTCATTAATGAAATGGTTTACGATTGCCATATACCACGCAAACAAGCTGAAGCTATTGCTTTACATTGTGGCGCCGGCAAAGATTCACCACTCAATGTTAGAACCCGCTTCTTTACAGATTACAATTTCACCTTACCAGCTATCCGAGAAGCCCACGATCATGCCCAAGCTGGTGGACGCGTCTATCAGCTGAGTGTTGGTCCAGTCGAAGGCTCTCCCGCCTATCATGGCACTGATATGTACGGTATTGTCGGTCAAGTTGCCCCTCATGCCAGTCAAGAGCAACTCGTTCGTGATAACTTCATTAGTCAGGCATTGCTGAACTTTGCGACAAATCAACTTGAGAAGTTATGGTCACCAGTGACGGCCGACCAATTCAACATTAAAGATATTGGTCAGCGACCTTATGAAGGAAATGCACACGCCCAAACCGTCTTGGAGCTGTTTAAAGGCATTCCACGTCCATAA
- a CDS encoding MFS transporter: protein MTKKFSFFSKDIVCVMLATFFYQFSIQAVNPLMNGYARNLGINSSFAGIIVGIMSITSMILRPFAGNLTDRISKYHLALIGGSLCAMSDFGYLFAVNVPWLLIFRIVNGLGFVLCTICLATWMAFLVPRQHLGAAMGYYGLLNALAMAIAPALAISVYQLLGYKFIIILAGLSAAAMVGVIQLIHDRAQPSVELRDQHFKIIQRDALPVAMIFSLLSIPYFVTQADIVMYVQERHLNITVSLFFLCYSLALIVLRILLKNYFDTIPFGIWFSICILATIGYIILLTIMRNNFEIILAAGLMAIGFGVMVSVSQSTALLLAPMEEQGLANATYYLGSDIGMSFGPIIGGILPTIFPLEFFYPVMLLIIPLTAILYLSNRRKLNAAVQLS from the coding sequence TTGACAAAGAAATTTTCGTTTTTTTCAAAAGATATTGTTTGCGTCATGTTAGCAACCTTTTTTTACCAATTTAGTATTCAGGCAGTTAACCCACTAATGAATGGGTATGCCCGCAATTTAGGAATCAATAGTTCATTTGCCGGGATCATTGTCGGGATCATGAGTATTACCTCGATGATACTGAGACCCTTCGCTGGAAATTTAACCGATCGAATTTCTAAATATCACTTGGCCTTAATCGGTGGTAGTTTGTGTGCGATGAGTGATTTTGGCTACCTGTTTGCTGTCAATGTGCCCTGGCTATTAATCTTTAGAATCGTTAATGGGCTAGGATTCGTCCTATGTACCATTTGTCTAGCTACTTGGATGGCCTTTTTAGTGCCACGACAACATCTGGGCGCAGCAATGGGATACTACGGTTTACTAAACGCTCTCGCAATGGCGATTGCTCCCGCCCTAGCAATCAGCGTCTATCAACTTCTAGGTTATAAATTTATTATCATATTGGCAGGTTTGAGCGCTGCGGCGATGGTGGGCGTCATCCAATTAATCCATGATCGAGCCCAACCCTCAGTTGAATTACGGGACCAGCACTTTAAAATCATCCAACGCGATGCCTTACCCGTAGCCATGATTTTTTCACTATTGTCTATTCCCTACTTCGTTACCCAAGCTGATATCGTCATGTACGTTCAAGAACGTCATTTAAACATTACCGTCAGTCTCTTCTTTTTATGTTACTCACTTGCTTTGATTGTGCTTCGAATTCTATTAAAAAATTATTTTGATACTATTCCATTTGGCATTTGGTTTTCCATCTGCATATTGGCAACCATTGGCTATATCATCCTGTTAACAATCATGCGGAACAACTTTGAAATAATTTTGGCTGCCGGCTTAATGGCTATCGGCTTTGGCGTCATGGTTTCCGTGTCACAATCGACGGCCCTCTTATTAGCCCCAATGGAAGAGCAGGGCCTGGCTAACGCGACTTATTACTTGGGAAGCGATATTGGCATGTCGTTTGGCCCCATCATTGGCGGGATCCTACCAACTATTTTCCCACTCGAGTTCTTCTATCCCGTGATGTTGCTGATTATTCCTTTAACAGCAATTCTTTACTTAAGCAATCGTCGTAAGCTCAATGCTGCAGTTCAATTAAGCTAA
- a CDS encoding IS3 family transposase produces the protein MKQQHRLAYRAISEVSQGKHGAITKLLSYVGVSRQAYNKFLHRQETVWGAQEKLLEERITYWFKQHHQAIGAGKILSNLNRDEQITFDVTIKRVKRIMGNLGIRCQIRVKKHHRIKEQEQYMQDNLLNQNFTATAPNQVWLSDSTELSYGVNGQFKMRLSGVLDLYGRVLIASNLSKTETADAEIEVFRRAFEYAGDVNPVVHTDRGSAYTSKQFNNFLVPYEVTRSMSRPGTPCDNAPMERWWNEFKTHWMDRHPMPKTYEEFEALVKEGIHYFNHLDRSPARNDLTPVEYRSEAA, from the coding sequence GTGAAACAACAACATCGACTGGCATATCGGGCAATCAGCGAGGTCAGTCAAGGGAAACACGGTGCCATCACAAAATTATTGTCATACGTCGGCGTGAGCCGGCAAGCCTACAATAAGTTCCTCCACCGTCAAGAAACGGTCTGGGGCGCTCAAGAAAAGCTACTAGAAGAACGCATCACATATTGGTTTAAACAACATCATCAAGCAATCGGTGCTGGTAAGATTTTATCAAACCTGAACCGAGACGAGCAGATCACCTTTGACGTTACCATTAAGCGAGTCAAACGCATTATGGGTAACCTAGGGATTCGATGCCAGATTCGGGTCAAGAAGCATCATAGAATCAAGGAACAAGAACAGTACATGCAAGATAATCTTTTGAACCAAAATTTTACGGCCACCGCCCCTAATCAGGTTTGGCTGTCCGATTCAACTGAATTATCTTACGGCGTTAATGGGCAGTTCAAAATGCGGTTGAGCGGCGTTTTGGACCTTTACGGACGGGTCTTGATTGCCTCTAACTTAAGTAAAACAGAAACAGCAGATGCCGAAATCGAAGTATTTCGGCGGGCTTTTGAGTACGCTGGTGACGTCAATCCGGTAGTTCATACTGACCGCGGATCGGCTTATACGTCCAAACAATTCAATAACTTTCTGGTCCCCTACGAAGTCACACGCAGTATGTCACGACCGGGTACGCCTTGCGATAACGCGCCAATGGAACGTTGGTGGAATGAGTTCAAGACGCATTGGATGGATCGTCATCCAATGCCCAAAACCTACGAAGAATTTGAAGCGCTGGTAAAGGAAGGAATCCACTACTTCAATCACCTAGATCGCTCACCAGCAAGAAACGACCTCACCCCGGTAGAATACCGGAGTGAGGCCGCTTAG
- a CDS encoding helix-turn-helix domain-containing protein produces MPRAKFSAMEKLALINEFEASGLSSTAFGKANGLGEHTVAQWLDRYHRDGLDGLREAKKNHHYSSAFKLQVIYAFLNGEGSAQELAMKYGLRSFSQVMTWVSKYNRDKTVTASPSRKQVPKMSRKTTWEERIEVVEFITKHKHSYSEAAEHYQVSYQQARSWVMKAKDGGYEVLRDNRGRRKAQKEVTDLDKANLRIRQLEGQVADMKLLEEFVKKYQELQRKG; encoded by the coding sequence ATGCCAAGAGCCAAGTTTAGTGCCATGGAGAAGCTGGCATTGATTAACGAATTTGAGGCTTCGGGACTATCAAGTACAGCCTTTGGAAAAGCAAATGGTTTAGGTGAGCATACGGTGGCTCAGTGGCTAGATCGATACCACCGTGATGGCCTTGATGGACTGAGGGAAGCCAAGAAAAATCATCACTACAGTAGTGCCTTCAAACTACAGGTTATCTATGCCTTTTTGAACGGTGAAGGTTCCGCACAGGAACTAGCTATGAAGTATGGTTTACGTTCATTTTCCCAAGTAATGACTTGGGTTTCCAAGTATAATAGGGACAAAACTGTGACGGCGTCGCCGTCAAGAAAGCAGGTCCCGAAAATGAGTCGAAAAACCACGTGGGAAGAGCGTATTGAAGTCGTTGAATTCATTACCAAACACAAGCACTCATATAGCGAAGCGGCCGAACATTATCAAGTCTCCTATCAGCAGGCTCGTTCATGGGTTATGAAGGCTAAAGATGGCGGATATGAGGTTCTAAGAGACAACCGTGGGCGCCGTAAGGCACAAAAAGAAGTGACCGACCTAGACAAAGCGAATCTACGGATTCGACAATTGGAAGGTCAGGTCGCCGACATGAAACTACTGGAAGAATTTGTAAAAAAATATCAGGAACTTCAGCGCAAGGGGTGA
- a CDS encoding Rrf2 family transcriptional regulator: MRYSHKLSDAIHILAYVSIYRNDDLSSATIAASVESNPALVRRLMGALRRAGLLTTQQGSATPRLTRDPATITLLDVYQAVEENGNLLHVDDKTNPKCVVGANIQDTLREAYDEVQRAAEIQLKQQTLAQIIAGILTRHHAKTQ; encoded by the coding sequence ATGCGCTATTCGCATAAACTTAGCGATGCGATTCATATTTTAGCTTACGTGTCGATCTATCGGAATGATGATTTGTCTAGTGCAACCATTGCGGCCAGTGTGGAATCGAATCCGGCACTGGTGCGGCGGCTGATGGGAGCATTACGGCGAGCAGGTCTGTTAACCACCCAGCAGGGCTCGGCTACGCCTAGATTGACCAGGGATCCGGCAACAATCACATTACTGGACGTTTACCAGGCCGTTGAAGAAAACGGTAACCTATTGCACGTGGATGATAAGACCAATCCCAAGTGTGTGGTGGGGGCTAATATTCAGGATACGTTGCGGGAGGCCTACGATGAGGTGCAACGGGCAGCGGAGATTCAATTGAAGCAGCAGACACTCGCCCAAATCATTGCCGGCATCCTCACCCGCCATCACGCTAAGACACAGTAA
- a CDS encoding SDR family oxidoreductase: MKFVVTGATGHLGSQIVKQLARRVAATDITLGVHTPAKAANFADQGMKILPLDYGDQGSIVTSLAAADVAIYVPSKSHDSFSRVTEFEHVIAAAKQAQVGHLIVMGFIADQATNPFDLSAFYGYVPRRLAASGLSYTILRNALYADPLVPYLPELIERKNVIYPMGDASLSFISLMESAAAFAEVAVRPELWTQPMYTLTQERSYTMPALAQVLQEVSGQPIGYAPVTLSEFEKMYNQGNEGHMLASMYAGGAQGLLATVTDDFKTIMGRPAQTLPDFLAQELAK; encoded by the coding sequence ATGAAATTTGTCGTTACTGGCGCCACGGGTCATCTGGGGTCACAAATCGTGAAACAACTGGCGCGACGCGTTGCGGCTACTGACATTACGCTGGGTGTCCACACGCCAGCGAAGGCCGCGAACTTTGCTGACCAGGGGATGAAGATTCTCCCATTAGACTATGGTGATCAGGGGAGTATTGTTACCAGTTTAGCTGCCGCAGACGTAGCCATTTACGTGCCCAGCAAGAGTCACGATAGTTTCAGCCGGGTCACGGAGTTTGAACACGTGATTGCTGCGGCTAAGCAGGCTCAGGTGGGGCATCTCATTGTCATGGGCTTCATTGCCGATCAGGCCACGAATCCGTTTGATCTGTCCGCCTTCTATGGGTACGTTCCCCGGCGGTTGGCAGCTTCCGGACTGAGCTACACGATTTTGCGCAACGCCCTGTACGCCGATCCGCTGGTACCTTATCTGCCAGAATTGATTGAACGCAAGAACGTGATCTATCCGATGGGGGACGCCTCACTGAGCTTTATCAGTCTGATGGAGAGTGCGGCGGCGTTTGCTGAAGTGGCTGTCCGTCCCGAGCTGTGGACGCAACCAATGTACACGTTGACCCAAGAACGCTCCTACACCATGCCAGCATTGGCCCAGGTCCTACAGGAAGTTTCAGGGCAACCGATTGGCTACGCCCCAGTCACGCTATCTGAATTTGAAAAGATGTACAACCAAGGCAACGAGGGACACATGCTGGCGTCGATGTACGCTGGTGGTGCGCAAGGCCTACTGGCAACGGTGACCGATGATTTCAAGACGATTATGGGTCGGCCAGCGCAGACATTGCCAGACTTCTTAGCCCAGGAGCTTGCAAAGTAG
- a CDS encoding helix-turn-helix domain-containing protein — MSQMTRQHHENVVSNLDIGIRFYESNVATSGYVPFHWHSSIELVCVLAGQLTFQFDGQAHVIRANQFSIVSSGVIHDVTNTPNRSLVLQIPLRFIERYVAHPERLNFSTVGLETTPAYQEVIAAFERLNQINRERQRGYLIDTGITVLTMLKTLILNFTDPNDPLTESSSSLKSIVIYVNEHYREKLSVKAVAHQFGYNASYLSRLFKAQTGVTLGRYVYLIRLNNLYRDLIDTDTPVDVLMDKHGLTNRRTAREMFQEMYGSLPKQIRLQYQRERAQRMN; from the coding sequence ATGAGTCAGATGACCCGGCAACATCATGAGAACGTGGTTTCAAATTTGGATATTGGGATTCGGTTCTATGAATCCAACGTGGCGACGAGCGGTTACGTCCCGTTTCATTGGCACAGTAGTATTGAGTTGGTATGTGTGTTAGCCGGGCAACTGACCTTTCAATTCGACGGTCAGGCCCACGTGATTCGAGCCAACCAATTTTCCATTGTGTCGTCTGGGGTCATTCATGACGTGACCAACACACCGAACCGTTCGCTGGTTCTACAGATTCCGTTACGCTTCATTGAACGGTACGTTGCGCACCCGGAGCGGCTGAATTTTTCAACGGTGGGGCTGGAGACTACGCCAGCTTACCAGGAGGTCATAGCGGCCTTTGAACGGTTGAACCAAATCAATCGGGAGCGGCAGCGGGGGTACCTCATTGATACGGGAATCACGGTACTCACGATGTTAAAGACGTTGATTCTGAACTTCACCGATCCAAATGACCCTCTGACGGAAAGCTCCAGCAGCCTGAAGTCCATCGTCATTTACGTCAACGAGCACTACCGCGAAAAGCTAAGCGTCAAAGCGGTGGCTCACCAATTTGGATATAATGCCAGCTACCTATCCCGGCTATTCAAGGCCCAGACGGGGGTTACGTTGGGACGTTACGTCTATCTGATTCGCTTGAATAATCTGTATCGGGATCTGATCGACACGGATACACCGGTGGACGTCTTAATGGACAAGCACGGCCTGACTAACCGCCGGACCGCGCGGGAGATGTTTCAGGAGATGTACGGGTCGCTGCCCAAGCAGATTCGGCTTCAATATCAGCGAGAACGGGCGCAACGGATGAATTAA
- a CDS encoding family 43 glycosylhydrolase, with product MSRIQNPIIPGMAPDPSIIRVGADYYIATSTFHWTPAVQLFHSTDLANWQLIGYALNHGEVDLRGTNTPAGIWAPHLSYDSQTKKFWLAYSHMQNMAGREFNSDSFAVSADSITGPWSKPVYLTSIGFDPAVFHDDDGKHYAAILEWETRTGYQAPGHIVIAEVDLENGGIIGDWHRVTTGFTTRGCAEAPQLYKHNGYYYLLIAAGGTGYGHGVEIGRAKTIFGPYESNPTGEPIITSSPHHLFSLGDPDAGHFEMFNPNSLMQKAGHGSLVHTQTDEWYVAHLMSRPLPGQKKNPLGRETSLQKMEWTAGGWLEMADGSNLAKMSFEGLKNIPTTQSTTQFDIDDDFTGDTYDVRFMTPYRTQAPSWVNTTENPGHLRIHGHNSFFSQVNPSIMATRATSLDYTVQTKLTFHPDHYSETAGLGLYYDSNNWLYARLCQDDTEDHTVLRILQAKLGDRVDHLFDEVTVPDDTAEIRLDYHQGIAQISYRLTATTDWQPLGDSFDVTYLSDEGVNGAPGEIGGFTALFNFIGAVDAHQLQSFADFDYYTVKNH from the coding sequence ATGTCACGAATTCAAAATCCAATTATTCCCGGAATGGCCCCCGATCCCTCAATCATTCGGGTAGGTGCAGATTATTACATTGCCACCTCAACCTTCCACTGGACCCCCGCTGTTCAACTTTTTCATTCAACCGACCTGGCCAACTGGCAACTCATTGGTTACGCCTTGAATCACGGCGAAGTCGACTTGCGCGGAACTAACACGCCCGCTGGTATCTGGGCCCCCCACTTATCCTACGACTCGCAGACTAAGAAATTCTGGCTAGCCTACTCGCACATGCAAAACATGGCCGGCCGCGAATTCAACTCGGATTCCTTTGCCGTCTCAGCCGATAGCATCACCGGCCCCTGGTCCAAGCCCGTCTACCTGACGTCCATTGGCTTCGACCCAGCTGTCTTCCACGACGATGATGGCAAGCACTACGCCGCCATTCTGGAATGGGAGACCCGGACCGGCTACCAGGCACCCGGCCACATTGTCATCGCGGAGGTCGACCTAGAAAACGGCGGCATCATTGGCGACTGGCACCGCGTTACCACGGGCTTTACCACCCGCGGTTGCGCCGAAGCTCCTCAACTTTACAAACATAACGGGTACTACTACTTGTTGATTGCAGCGGGCGGCACCGGCTACGGTCACGGCGTTGAGATTGGCCGTGCCAAGACAATCTTTGGCCCCTACGAATCCAATCCAACCGGCGAACCCATCATCACCTCATCCCCGCACCACCTATTCTCCTTGGGCGACCCGGATGCTGGGCACTTCGAAATGTTTAACCCGAACTCTCTGATGCAAAAGGCGGGTCACGGCTCCCTCGTCCACACGCAAACGGACGAATGGTACGTCGCCCACCTGATGTCCCGCCCACTTCCTGGTCAGAAAAAGAATCCACTGGGTCGTGAGACTTCCCTGCAAAAGATGGAATGGACCGCTGGCGGCTGGCTAGAAATGGCCGATGGCAGCAACTTAGCTAAGATGTCCTTTGAGGGATTAAAGAATATCCCGACTACTCAGTCGACCACTCAATTTGATATTGACGACGACTTTACTGGGGACACCTACGACGTCCGGTTCATGACGCCGTACAGAACGCAAGCTCCCAGCTGGGTCAATACCACCGAAAATCCTGGTCACCTGCGAATTCACGGTCACAATTCATTCTTCTCACAGGTCAACCCCAGCATCATGGCAACCCGGGCCACCTCACTTGACTATACGGTCCAGACCAAGCTCACCTTCCACCCCGACCACTATTCAGAGACGGCCGGACTGGGACTCTACTATGACTCTAACAACTGGCTGTACGCTCGTCTATGCCAGGATGATACCGAAGACCACACCGTGTTGCGCATCTTACAGGCCAAGTTAGGCGACCGCGTCGATCACCTCTTTGATGAGGTCACGGTACCCGACGATACCGCTGAAATTCGACTGGACTACCACCAAGGGATTGCACAAATTTCCTACCGGCTAACCGCTACCACCGACTGGCAGCCATTAGGCGACAGCTTTGACGTCACCTACCTGTCCGACGAAGGCGTCAACGGGGCACCAGGCGAAATCGGTGGTTTCACGGCCCTGTTCAACTTCATTGGTGCCGTCGATGCCCACCAACTGCAGTCATTTGCTGACTTTGACTACTACACCGTCAAAAACCATTAA
- a CDS encoding MFS transporter, with translation MNKTTISLKRLIPGLIIGPASWLGPYIVMNSLFLPALIQHFNATHKVELVALFSTCGMIVAALSNMIAGALSDKTKSRFGKRAPWLLGGAFVFMLAMIAASFSPNIPVLLTAWMIGQAALNFIVAPMVAWIDFAPKDGRGTASSAYGGLGMALGNNGFNVVGAMFLSQYRLGFIIFGIITFIGVAIAAFIVHEPSNLDEKLEEKAPKPKLTLKDAASIFPRWSIGRDYYLALIAKLFQGVGNFAITGYILYIMTDFLHRGSQTQSSIQLINLIMLIFGVFMGFVAGPVSDKFKILKLPVGFSTLFLALAALMLFFFRDTFGIITYALAAGIGMGMWNSLDNLLNLEVIPDQNRVAFFLGVYNLGNTITQAIAPVLAAAVISLFGYSGIFIVSFVFSLIGGILILGIKSVKR, from the coding sequence ATGAATAAAACGACAATCTCTCTCAAACGACTGATTCCGGGGTTAATCATCGGCCCCGCCAGTTGGCTCGGTCCTTACATTGTCATGAACAGTCTGTTCCTACCAGCGTTGATTCAACACTTCAACGCTACCCACAAAGTTGAACTAGTCGCTCTATTCTCAACCTGCGGGATGATTGTGGCAGCACTGTCTAATATGATTGCTGGCGCCCTGTCGGATAAAACGAAATCTCGATTCGGAAAACGAGCCCCTTGGTTACTGGGTGGTGCCTTCGTCTTCATGCTAGCCATGATTGCGGCCTCCTTCTCACCCAACATTCCGGTACTTCTAACAGCCTGGATGATTGGTCAAGCGGCCCTCAACTTCATCGTGGCTCCCATGGTAGCCTGGATTGACTTCGCTCCTAAGGATGGGCGGGGGACGGCTTCCTCCGCTTACGGTGGTTTAGGGATGGCCCTGGGGAACAACGGTTTCAACGTAGTTGGTGCCATGTTTCTCAGCCAGTACCGGCTTGGGTTCATCATTTTTGGGATCATCACCTTTATTGGGGTTGCCATCGCGGCTTTTATCGTCCATGAACCCTCTAACTTAGACGAAAAGCTTGAAGAAAAAGCGCCTAAGCCAAAATTAACGCTAAAGGACGCTGCTTCAATCTTCCCCCGCTGGTCGATTGGCCGGGACTACTACCTGGCCCTAATTGCTAAGCTGTTCCAAGGGGTCGGTAACTTTGCCATCACCGGATACATTCTCTACATCATGACCGACTTTCTTCACCGGGGCAGCCAGACCCAATCCTCCATTCAATTGATCAACTTGATTATGCTAATTTTCGGTGTCTTCATGGGTTTCGTTGCTGGACCCGTTTCCGACAAATTTAAAATCTTAAAACTGCCCGTTGGATTCTCCACGCTATTTCTGGCCCTAGCAGCCCTAATGTTGTTCTTCTTCCGTGACACGTTTGGCATCATCACCTACGCCCTCGCTGCCGGAATTGGAATGGGGATGTGGAATTCCCTGGATAACTTACTGAACTTGGAAGTTATTCCTGATCAAAACCGGGTCGCTTTCTTCCTGGGGGTTTACAACCTTGGGAACACGATTACCCAAGCAATCGCTCCCGTCCTCGCGGCAGCTGTAATCTCCCTCTTCGGGTACTCCGGTATCTTCATCGTTTCCTTCGTCTTCTCCCTGATTGGTGGGATTTTAATCCTAGGCATAAAATCAGTTAAACGGTAA
- a CDS encoding sulfite exporter TauE/SafE family protein yields MEWVTLVVIGFLVGLLVISTGGGGAAIYLGILTSVFGLAPAVAASTSLVTAFPSLIVGAYGHYRTGQIHFKVGNQMLITAIPATVVGALIAPYIPNRPYTWIVAIILTGLGVQILVKRFLSHSDRPAKHQTAQAATYGVISGILVGVAGLSGGGPIIAGLLVLGLDMLPAAATSSYVLVGTSLFGLIFHLSANNIDWSIGLSLMIGAVVGAFCAPRLLAHVNPTKLNDYAKPFIGVMLLFMGVRMVLPLF; encoded by the coding sequence ATGGAATGGGTTACGTTAGTTGTCATTGGATTTTTAGTCGGATTACTGGTGATTTCTACCGGTGGTGGCGGGGCAGCCATTTACTTGGGAATTCTAACCAGTGTTTTTGGCCTCGCCCCGGCTGTGGCCGCGTCGACCTCACTAGTGACGGCCTTTCCATCCCTGATTGTTGGTGCGTACGGCCACTACCGGACTGGCCAAATTCATTTCAAAGTCGGTAATCAAATGTTAATAACGGCAATTCCCGCTACGGTGGTGGGAGCCTTGATTGCGCCCTACATTCCTAACCGCCCATACACTTGGATCGTGGCAATCATTCTAACCGGACTGGGTGTCCAGATTCTAGTCAAACGGTTTCTCAGTCATAGCGACCGACCCGCTAAACACCAGACCGCGCAAGCCGCCACGTATGGTGTGATTAGCGGTATTTTGGTCGGCGTTGCTGGTTTAAGCGGTGGTGGACCCATTATTGCCGGACTATTGGTCCTGGGCTTAGATATGCTCCCAGCGGCCGCGACGTCGTCCTACGTTTTAGTGGGAACATCCCTGTTTGGCCTAATTTTCCACCTCTCTGCTAACAACATTGACTGGTCGATTGGTCTCAGCCTGATGATTGGTGCGGTAGTCGGGGCATTCTGTGCACCGCGGCTGTTGGCCCACGTCAATCCGACTAAGCTTAACGACTACGCCAAACCGTTCATCGGTGTCATGCTGCTGTTCATGGGCGTGCGGATGGTCTTGCCATTGTTCTGA